Proteins encoded in a region of the Podospora pseudopauciseta strain CBS 411.78 chromosome 6, whole genome shotgun sequence genome:
- the STR3 gene encoding cystathionine beta-lyase (EggNog:ENOG503NW0R; COG:E) → MASPSTPAQAAKKALSRVDLDGHALPPSPAPSSPHPGSRRYALATELVYTDSKDQYGASSIPIYQSATFKQTSSNGGNEYDYTRSGNPTRTHLERHLAKIMNATRCLAVGSGMGALDVITRLLKPGDEVITGDDLYGGTNRLLTYLKNNQGVVVHHVDTTNVDAVKEVITEKTAMVLLETPTNPLIKIVDVASIARASHEANSKALVVVDNTMLSPMLCNPLDLGADISYESGTKYLSGHHDIMAGVIAVNDAEIGDKMYFTINATGCGLSPNDSFLLMRGVKTLAIRMEKQQTSAQRIAEFLESHGFKVRYPGLRSHPQYDLHWSMARGAGAVLSFETGDVALSERIVEAARLWGISVSFGCVNSLISMPCRMSHASIDAKTRAERQMPEDIIRLCVGIEDVDDLIDDLTRALVQAGAVTLTIDGFHANEANGGSSTPSA, encoded by the exons ATGGCTTCCCCAAGTACGCCCGCGCAGGCCGCGAAGAAGGCCCTCTCCAGAGTCGATCTCGATGGCCATGCTCTTCCCCCATCACCTGCCCCATCGAGTCCGCACCCTGGGTCACGCCGGTATGCTCTCGCAACCGAGCTCGTCTATACTGACTCCAAGGACCAGTATGGTGCCTCGAGCATCCCGATCTACCAGTCGGCCACCTTCAAGCAAACGTCTTCCAACGGCGGCAACGAGTATGACTACACTCGATCGGGAAACCCTACCCGGACCCATCTTGAACGCCACCTGGCCAAGATCATGAATGCGACCCGCTGCCTGGCTGTCGGCTCGGGAATGGGTGCATTGGATGTCATTACACGCCTTCTGAAACCGGGTGACGAGGTTATCACGGGCGATGATTTGTATGGTGGCACGAACCGGCTTCTGACATATCTGAAGAACAAccagggggttgttgtgcaTCACGTCGACACCACCAACGTCGACGCCGTGAAGGAGGTGATTACGGAGAAGACGGCCATGGTTCTGCTGGAGACGCCGACGAACCCGCTGATCAAGATCGTCGATGTCGCGTCGATCGCTAGAGCATCGCACGAGGCCAACAGCAAGGCATTGGTTGTCGTCGACAACACCATGCTGTCGCCCATGCTCTGCAACCCTCTGGATCTCGGCGCCGACATTTCCTACGAGTCCGGCACCAAGTACCTCTCCGGTCACCACGATATCATGGCCGGTGTCATTGCCGTCAATGACGCAGAGATCGGAGACAAGATGTACTTTACTATCAATGCTACCGGCTGTGGACTTTCCCCCAACGACTCCTTTTTGCTCATGAGGGGTGTCAAGACACTGGCCATCCGCATGGAGAAGCAGCAGACCAGCGCTCAACGAATTGCCGAGTTTCTCGAGTCACACGGCTTCAAAGTTCGCTATCCAGGTCTCAGGTCTCATCCCCAGTACGATCTGCACTGGTCCATGGCTcgtggtgccggtgccgtGCTTTCCTTTGAGACTGGCGATGTCGCCCTTTCCGAAAGGATAGTGGAAGCTGCCAGGCTCTGGGGTATCAGTGTCAGTTTCGGCTGTGTCAATAGCTTGATCAGCATGCCATGCCGTATGAGCCATGCTAGCATCGACGCAAAGACAAGGGCAGAGAGGCAGATGCCTGAGGACATCATTCGCTTGTGTGTGGGTATCGAGGACGTGGACGATCTCATCGACGATCTTACTCGTGCT CTTGTGCAAGCCGGCGCTGTGACGCTGACGATCGATGGCTTTCACGCAAATGAGGCCAACGGCGGAAGCTCGACACCATCAGCTTAG
- the MSP1 gene encoding mitochondrial dynamin GTPase Msp1 (COG:O; EggNog:ENOG503NVTE), protein MSDNKRLRDLGAGLTSGMLLAAGALTAYLLLKDVVAPYFARVVDPDHEKNEATRKRAQANLQRIRKKIAENSANDAANTDASQKTSVEDLVLNEYENQVALEVVAPEDIPVGFDDIGGLEEIIEEVKEAIIYPLTMPHLYQHGGSLLAAPSGVLLYGPPGCGKTMLAKAVAHESGASFINLHISTLTEKWYGDSNKLVRAVFSLARKLEPAIIFIDEIDAVLGQRHNGEHEASGMVKAEFMTLWDGLTSSNAAGVPARIVVLGATNRINAIDEAILRRMPKKFPVSLPGTEQRRRILELILGNTKRDPDFDVDYIAKVTAGMSGSDLKEACRDAAMVPMREYIRQHRASGASMSRVAPEGVRGIRTDDFFGRRGGQVLHVPPPAATNGQSESEWRDVQELEEDVVTTLS, encoded by the exons ATGAGCGACAACAAGCGCTTAAGAGATCTGGGGGCGGGCTTGACCTCGGGCATGCTCCTTGCAGCTGGT GCCCTAACCGCATACCTGCTACTCAAAGATGTCGTCGCCCCCTACTTTGCGCGGGTAGTCGACCCAGACCACGAGAAGAACGAAGCGACACGAAAAAGGGCACAGGCGAACCTGCAAAGGATACGAAAGAAGATTGCCGAGAACAGCGCAAATGACGCAGCCAACACAGATGCATCACAAAAGACCAGCGTTGAGGACTTGGTTCTGAACGAGTACGAAAACCAGGTAGCACTGGAGGTCGTCGCGCCAGAGGACATCCCGGTTGGCTTTGACGACATTGGAGGATTGGAGGAAATCATTGAAGAAGTGAAGGAGGCTATCATCTACCCATTAACGATGCCACATTTGTACCAGCATGGTGGGTCTCTCCTGGCTGCACCATCTGGCGTGCTGCTGTACGGCCCACCAGGCTGTGGCAAGACGATGCTGGCAAAGGCTGTGGCACACGAGAGCGGTGCCTCGTTCATCAACCTTCACATCTCGACACTTACGGAAAAATGGTATGGCGACTCCAACAAGCTGGTCCGTGCCGTCTTCTCTCTGGCGCGCAAGCTTGAGcccgccatcatcttcatcgatGAGATTGACGCTGTGCTGGGGCAACGACACAATGGCGAGCACGAAGCCAGTGGCATGGTCAAGGCTGA ATTCATGACGCTATGGGATGGTCTCACCTCGTCCAACGCCGCCGGTGTTCCTGCACGTATTGTTGTGCTCGGTGCCACCAACAGGATAAACGCCATCGACGAGGCCATTCTCAGGAGAATGCCCAAGAAATTCCCTGTTTCTCTTCCGGGAACTGAGCAGCGTCGTCGCATTCTGGAATTGATCCTCGGGAATACCAAGCGTGATCCGGACTTTGATGTTGACTATATTGCCAAGGTCACGGCGGGCATGTCCGGAAGCGATCTCAAGGAAGCGTGCCGCGACGCCGCCATGGTTCCCATGAGAGAGTATATCCGCCAGCATCGTGCGTCCGGGGCGTCCATGTCCCGGGTAGCCCCTGAGGGCGTCCGCGGTATCAGAACCGATGACTTTTTCGGTCGGCGAGGCGGACAGGTCCTTCATGTGCCACCGCCTGCTGCTACTAATGGGCAATCCGAAAGCGAATGGCGCGATGTGCAGGAACTCGAAGAGGACGTTGTTACCACGCTCTCTTAG
- a CDS encoding hypothetical protein (COG:S; EggNog:ENOG503NX7P), whose product MLRTKIRSQLLELVDSDSEDGLGGIARTSSSSSTSTAAANIGRPRKLNSKKTTTSAIMPPKKRGAATKATAASKVTKPEPKNTATTRRAAGRVAAAVEKEVLGDAPAENAPAEKPAGRGRGRRAAAATTPVEEEEDTEMADTTPSETTKTTRGRPKKTVAGRKPSASSPDETVEIPETQPSALEPGTPISDNDTAAPTIAPPQPRSFSVSPQKKRPSVTTTTSSSEADLRRRLGDLTKSHSALESKYNALRDTTVPQAEKTFDLYRKTSESKSKLADQLIASLKAELSTAKQSSAVIPSLQSDLSTAQAQIAKFEAQVAELNKTIAEQKTEIKALNMKLAAARNAEAAANSRSVTAQVPGSAMKKTLGVGGVRGTGMQVQEATLAAQRKEDLYADLTGLIVRGVNVGGEGVEFDCLQTGRNGTLHFKLTMSSGDGDESQCEYNPMLDTNRDRALIDVLPEFLVDEIAFPRAQAGKFYQRIMRALNES is encoded by the exons ATGCTAAGAACGAAGATCCGCTCtcagctgctggagctggtggaTTCGGATTCAGAAGACGGACTGGGTGGAATCGCGCGcacatcatcctcatcatcaacctcaactGCCGCTGCCAACATTGGAAGACCGCGCAAACTAAACTCCAAgaaaacaaccacatccgCCATCATGCCgccaaagaagagaggagCTGCCACAAAGGCAACCGCCGCGTCCAAAGTCACCAAGCCAGAACCAAAGAACACCGCCACGACGCGTCGCGCTGCCGGGAGAGTCGCGGCAGCAGTAGAGAAGGAAGTCCTAGGAGATGCGCCAGCTGAGAACGCGCCGGCCGAGAAGCCagcaggaagaggaagagggagacgCGCCGCTGCGGCTACTACACCagtcgaagaagaagaagacacAGAAATGGCCGACACCACCCCGTCAgaaaccaccaaaaccacccgcGGCCGTCCCAAGAAGACTGTCGCAGGTAGGAaaccctccgcctcctccccagacgAAACGGTCGAAATCCCAGAAACTCAACCCTCCGCCCTCGAGCCCGGAACACCCATTTCCGACAACGACACAGCAGCCCCCACCATCgcacctccccaaccgcGCTCTTTTTCCGTCAGCCCCCAAAAGAAACGCCCATCcgtcaccacaaccacctcctcttccgaaGCAgacctccgccgccgcctaGGCGACCTAACCAAATCCCACTCGGCCCTCGAATCCAAATACAACGCCCTCCGCGACACCACCGTCCCCCAAGCCGAAAAAACCTTTGACTTGTACCGGAAAACATCCGAGTCCAAATCCAAGCTCGCGGACCAGCTGATTGCCTCTTTAAAAGCCGAGCTTTCCACCGCCAAACAATCCAGCGCtgtcatcccctccctccaatCAGACCTGTCAACCGCCCAGGCTCAAATCGCGAAATTTGAGGCTCAGGTTGCGGAGCTGAACAAGACGATTGCGGAGCAAAAGACGGAGATCAAGGCGCTGAATATGAAGTTGGCTGCTGCGAGGAATGCGGAAGCGGCGGCAAATAGCAGGAGTGTGACGGCGCAGGTGCCGGGGAGTGcgatgaagaagactttgggggttggtggggtgagggggacgGGGATGCAGGTGCAGGAGGCTACTTTGGCCGCgcagaggaaggaggatctGTATGCGGATTTGACGGGGTTGATCGTCAGGGGGGTGAAtgtggggggggagggggtcgaGTTTGATTGTTTGCAGACTGGGAGGAATGGGA CATTACATTTTAAACTCACAATGTCgtctggggatggggatgagtCGCAGTGCGAGTATAACCCCATGTTGGATACCAATAGGGACAGGGCGCTGATTGATGTGCTGCCGGAGTTTTTGGTGGATGAGATTGCTTTTCCTAGGGCGCAGGCGGGGAAGTTTTATCAGAGGATCATGAGGGCTTTAAATGAGTCTTGA
- a CDS encoding hypothetical protein (EggNog:ENOG503NZ6D), translating to MGGSNQPYMYEPVLKDDERFPVPVFDPKAVTRASYEKKKPKPKPNGPLVSINRHPDAHVVPTGRTNFRTLGASTKSWIKGMRAVQLCLRVLELIAALGFLTLCILLKGFEELTGWVMRVTFGVVIIHCIYSIYHHSKPASGKTPGSSAAYQVFGAISDLAVLPLYTYGIFSCRNQADKWSTLLTNQDLVQKYFVPSLYYGLMGAAGLHLVSLAISLWLGVVFRRISMMPPDMNPLENRFTSRAHKRNKSSIVTTTTTTSYSDSEKRVSTLSDRIRDSLPPYDPDTSRPPSVPFMHTRQSSYDSQDSRKGLPSRQYQIPHSNRSSGTAQDFHRMSAPPPVPAHSSGQSSPTKSRASYTELPLGETDLGAPRPRSMFNPPTTFSDDDDDHPQTSAVKSHHPTPISPSQVQQPRTARFTEAWYTTPSLVSRTAQRNPQYQTLDPDSESSDNDENDFNYRTNLGPSPAHPNPLGSHPPRSPSPPPKRHSTPFSRLRDSILGEVSPNDRRVSGDITEMKTPVRKQLNRQSSIQADSSFYSKPYGDLKARTPPVIVGSLGLGGVVEEEEKRNNMRQVSSGNDFDGGPVGVGVRMRHVSGREAEEGRAGVTPPPLEIKKKKGNGEVKGGHVAAMRSRYSVLNE from the exons ATGGGGGGCTCCAACCAACCGTACATGTACGAGCCAGTCTTGAAGGACGACGAACGCTTCCCTGTTCCCGTGTTTGACCCCAAGGCCGTCACTCGGGCGAGTtatgagaagaagaagccgaagccgaagccgaacGGCCCGCTTGTCTCGATCAACCGCCATCCAGA TGCCCATGTCGTCCCGACAGGCCGGACCAACTTTAGGACCCTGGGTGCCTCGACCAAGAGCTGGATCAAGGGGATGAGAGCTGTGCAGCTGTGTCTGCGTGTGCTCGAGTTGATTGCCGCCCTTGGTTTTCTGACTCTGTGCATTCTCTTGAAGGGGTTTGAGGAACTAACAGGATGGGTTATGCGCGTCACC TTTGGTGTCGTGATCATCCACTGCATCTACTCCATCTACCACCACTCCAAGCCAGCATCCGGCAAGACCCCCGGCTCATCAGCAGCCTACCAAGTCTTTGGCGCTATCTCCGACCTTGCTGTCCTCCCGCTCTACACCTACGGCATCTTTTCATGCCGCAACCAGGCTGACAAGTGGTCCACTCTTCTCACCAACCAAGATCTTGTCCAGAAGTACTTTGTCCCCTCCCTCTACTACGGTCTCATGGGCGCTGCTGGGCTGCATCtcgtctccctcgccatctccctctgGCTCGGCGTCGTGTTCCGCCGCATCTCCATGATGCCCCCAGACATGAATCCCCTCGAGAACCGCTTCACCTCCCGCGCCCACAAGCGCAACAAGTCCTCCATcgttaccaccaccaccaccaccagctaCTCGGACTCTGAAAAGCGCGTCAGCACCCTCTCGGACCGCATCCGTGACAGCCTCCCACCCTACGACCCGGACACCTCCCGCCCCCCTTCCGTGCCTTTCATGCACACCCGTCAAAGCTCGTATGACTCCCAGGACTCAAGGAAGGGCCTCCCGTCGAGACAATACCAAATCCCCCACTCCAACCGCTCCTCCGGCACAGCCCAGGACTTTCACCGCATGtccgcccctcctcctgttccCGCCCATTCCAGCGGGCAATCTTCCCCAACCAAATCCCGCGCTTCCTACACCGAGCTCCCACTCGGAGAGACGGATCTCGGCGCCCCCCGGCCAAGGTCAATgttcaaccccccaaccaccttttccgatgacgatgacgaccaCCCTCAGACTTCGGCTGTTaaatcccaccaccccacacCGATTTCCCCGTCGCAAGTCCAGCAGCCGAGGACAGCGAGGTTCACAGAGGCATGGTACACAACCCCCAGCCTGGTCAGCCGCACCGCGCAGCGAAACCCGCAGTACCAAACCCTCGACCCCGACTCCGAGTCTTCGGACAATGATGAAAATGATTTCAACTACAGGACTAATCTCGGACCCTCACCGGCCCATCCTAACCCGCTTGgttcccaccccccacgctccccgtccccgccaCCAAAGAGGCATTCCACCCCTTTTTCAAGGCTGAGGGATTCAATCCTAGGGGAGGTCAGTCCCAATGACCGCCGCGTGTCTGGCGACATAACAGAGATGAAGACGCCTGTTCGGAAACAGCTGAATCGACAGAGTTCCATCCAGGCGGATTCGAGTTTTTATTCCAAGCCGTATGGGGATTTGAAGGCGAGGACGCCGCCGGTTATcgtggggagtttggggcttggtggggttgtggaggaggaggagaagaggaataATATGAGGCAGGTGAGCAGTGGGAATGATTTTGATGGTGGgccggtgggggtgggggtgaggatgaggcaTGTTAGCGGgcgggaggcggaggaggggagggcgggggttacgcctcctcctttggagattaagaaaaagaaggggaatggggaggtgaagggggggcATGTGGCTGCCATGAGGAGTAGGTATTCGGTTTTGAACGAGtag
- the ARH1 gene encoding NADPH-adrenodoxin reductase (BUSCO:EOG09261UOJ; COG:C; EggNog:ENOG503NUPV) gives MATIARARPRAFQQWNRQLALAYTNQVRRASTAVEPFRLAIIGSGPAGFYTAYRFMKNNEHAKVDMYESLPVPYGLVRFGVAPDHAEVKNCREKFEEVAASPDFTFIGNVTVGASSDHPDGATVPLSSILRHYHAVVFSYGSSEDRKLGIPGEELKGVFSAREFVGWYNGLPEYADLNPDLSLGALGDTLIIGNGNVAMDVARILLKSPEELARTDIAAHALDALSKSKTHNIRIIGRRGPIQAAFTTKELRALYKLPGVEVRPYELEHPTAYDALPPPIKRRTELLSKGSSLPPNPSNPYPSVTFDFCLSPLEFDHKPEQPSSTPPNWVTSATFGKTVLQNPNQHHPSIDYETNNHREYYNQKATARLPPQPKTVTFNTRYVFKSIGYKSTPLPEFSLLGIPFNTSTGVIPNDGIGRVLTKLHRPHQLPSSSHPAHHQPHIELPHHFKGLYCSGWVKRGPQGVIAETMMDAFTTADAITEDLTKREKFLPEGEWGQDGKGWEAVKAEALKGNSNARVVSWEDWKAIDRAEIERGQKAGTGKEREKFVRREDMLAVLGDGGR, from the exons ATGGCCACCATCGCCCGGGCAAGGCCGAGGGCTTTTCAACAATGGAATCGACAACTCGCCTTGGCATACACAAACCAGGTCCGGAGGGCCTCCACCGCCGTTGAGCCGTTCCGGCTAGCAATCATCGGCTCCGGTCCGGCTGGTTTCTACACGGCGTACCGTTTCATGAAGAACAATGAACACGCCAAGGTGGACATGTATGAGTCCTTGCCGGTTCCTTATGGGCTTGTGAGATTTGGCGTTGCTCCAGACCATGCTGAAGTGAAA AACTGTCGAGAGAAATTTGAAGAGGTAGCCGCTTCCCCTGACTTCACTTTCATCGGCAATGTCACCGTCGGTGCTTCTAGTGACCACCCAGACGGCGCCACCGTCCCCTTATCCAGCATTCTCCGCCACTACCACGCCGTAGTCTTTTCCTATGGCTCCTCCGAAGACAGGAAGCTCGGCATTCCAGGGGAAGAACTCAAAGGAGTCTTTTCAGCCCGTGAGTTTGTCGGGTGGTACAACGGCCTCCCGGAATATGCCGACCTCAACCCAGACCTTAGCCTAGGGGCGCTTGGTGacaccctcatcatcggcaacggcaacgtaGCCATGGACGTTGCCCGTATTCTCCTCAAATCCCCAGAAGAACTCGCCAGAACAGACATCGCCGCCCACGCCCTTGACGCCCTCTCCAAAAGCAAAACCCACAACATCCGCATCATCGGTCGACGCGGGCCCATCCAAGCAGCCTTCACGACCAAAGAACTCCGTGCCCTCTACAAACTCCCGGGTGTCGAGGTCCGTCCTTATGAACTCGAACACCCCACAGCCTACgacgccctccccccaccaatAAAGCGACGAACGGAGCTCCTCAGCAAGGGCTCttccctcccaccaaacccGTCAAACCCCTACCCCTCCGTCACCTTTGACTTCTGCCTCTCCCCTCTCGAATTCGACCACAAACCTGAAcagccctcctccacccccccaaactgGGTCACCTCCGCCACCTTTGGCAAAACCGtcctccaaaacccaaaccagcaccacccctccatcgaCTACGAAACAAACAACCACAGGGAATACTACAACCAAAAAGCCACcgcccgcctccccccccagCCCAAAACCGTCACCTTCAACACAAGGTACGTTTTCAAATCCATCGGGTACAAGTCCACACCCCTCCCCGAATTCTCTCTCCTGGGCATACCAttcaacacctccaccgGTGTGATACCAAACGACGGCATCGGCCGCGTCCTCACCAAACTCCACCGCCCGCATCAactcccctcttcttcccaccctGCTCACCATCAGCCACATATCGAGCTGCCGCATCACTTCAAGGGGTTGTACTGTTCCGGCTGGGTGAAACGTGGTCCTCAGGGGGTGATTGCCGAGACGATGATGGATGCTTTCACCACGGCGGATGCCATCACCGAGGATTTGACCAAAAGGGAAAAGTTCCTgccggagggggagtgggggcaggatgggaaggggtgggaggctgTCAAGGCGGAGGCTTTGAAGGGGAATAGCAATGCGAGGGTGGTTAGCTGGGAGGATTGGAAGGCGATTGACAGGGCCGAGATTGAGAGGGGGCAGAAGGCCGGGAcggggaaggagagagagaagtttgtgaggagggaggatatgttggctgttttgggggacggggggaggtga
- the ETF1 gene encoding Electron transfer flavoprotein alpha-subunit (COG:C; BUSCO:EOG092649VG; EggNog:ENOG503NVHF) encodes MLSTTTRRAFSALTRPSLQSATLSPLRSTPAALHRLLSALAVLEQRDGKLNTGSLSAITAAQKLGGTIHAFLAGSSIKPVAEQAAKVPGVEKIIAVDNAAYDKGLPENYAPLLVENIKKGGYTHVIAGHTAFGKNLLPRVAALLDVQQISDITAIENDKTFVRPIYAGNAIATVESSDEVRIITIRGTAFPAAEPADGTAAVEEGVDPKVESATEWVGEDLAKSDRPDLATAPKVVSGGRGLKSKEEFDRIMLPLADTLGAAVGASRAAVDSGYADNSLQVGQTGKVVAPQLYLAVGISGAIQHLAGMKDSKVIAAINKDGDAPIFQVADVGLVGDLFEKVPELTEKLRA; translated from the coding sequence AtgctctccaccaccacccgccgaGCCTTCTCGGCCCTCACCCGTCCAAGCCTCCAGTCCGCAaccctctctcccctccgCTCTACCCCCGCcgccctccaccgcctcctctccgccctcgccgtcctcgaACAACGCGACGGCAAGCTCAACACAggctccctctccgccatcaccgccgcccaaAAACTCGGCGGCACCATCCATGCCTTCCTCGCCGGCAGCTCCATCAAGCCCGTCGCCGAACAAGCCGCCAAAGTCCCCGGCGTAGAAAAGATCATCGCCGTCGACAACGCCGCCTACGACAAGGGCCTCCCGGAGAACTACGCCCCCTTGCTGGTGGAAAACatcaaaaaggggggttaCACCCACGTCATCGCCGGGCACACCGCATTCGGCaagaacctcctcccccgcgtAGCCGCCCTGCTGGACGTCCAGCAAATCTCGGACATCACCGCCATTGAAAACGACAAGACTTTTGTCCGGCCGATTTACGCTGGAAACGCGATTGCTACCGTTGAGAGCTCGGACGAGGTGAGGATTATCACCATCCGTGGGACTGCTTTCCCCGCTGCGGAGCCGGCTGATGGGACAGCggcagtggaggagggggttgaccCCAAGGTTGAGAGCGCTACCgagtgggttggggaggatcTCGCCAAGTCAGACAGGCCTGACCTTGCGACCGCGCCCAAGGTTGTcagtggggggagggggttgaagtcgaaggaggagtttgacaGGATTATGCTCCCGTTGGCGGATACGCTGGGGGCGGCGGTCGGTGCTTCCCGTGCGGCGGTGGATAGCGGGTACGCGGACAACAGTCTGCAGGTGGGACAGACGGGCAAGGTGGTGGCGCCGCAGTTGTATTTGGCGGTGGGTATTTCGGGGGCTATTCAGCATTTGGCTGGCATGAAGGATAGCAAGGTGATTGCGGCGATTAACAAGGATGGGGATGCGCCGATTTTTCAGGTGGCGgatgttgggttggtgggggattTGTTCGAGAAGGTGCCTGAGTTGACGGAGAAGCTGAGGGCGTAG
- the ssr2 gene encoding SWI/SNF and RSC complex subunit Ssr2 (EggNog:ENOG503NUCF; COG:B), with the protein MDESMVSYGTPTNGASPGANPILSQPPLPDVNDQNEDVQMGDGPEPTIKQDSTTPAPGASSDNPLDAPDRPPAESTAREDEEMGDASKSSADQADGAAGNEGTGEVKTKESVENAAREHLISQTHAIVLPSYSAWFDMNTIHSIERKALPEFFNNRNRSKTPAVYKDYRDFMINAYRLNPVEYLTITACRRNLAGDVCAIMRVHSFLEQWGLINYQVDTEQRPSHVGPPFTGHFKIICDTPRGLQPWQPAADPATVEGRPNKDTEVKASATPAPKSELNLEVGRNIYEANAKNTKLTKTESKTNGETPATNGVSGTDELTKTPIIRVNCYNCGTDCTRIYYHSSQADPNSKAKYDLCPSCYLEGRLPGNQTSAHYTRMENPTYSSILDRDAPWSDAETLRLLEGLERFDDDWGEIADYVGTRTREECVLKFLQLDIEDKYLESEKVDAPVGLQMLGSHGGQLPFSQTDNPVMSVVGFLASLADPASTAAAAGKSAELLKQNLRSKLDAVPEDPEANGKGKEKEGESMELDIRQEVTTTTTTTTTTTTKTSALANIPLAAIGARAGGLASHEEREMTRLVSACVNITLEKDELKLKYFDEMESILQSERRELERARQQLFLDRLSLKRRVREVEQGLKEAVATGGEQGIRMVQELGLDGERVTFDAPAPAGSVQPLSADGQLKRYES; encoded by the exons ATGGATGAGAGCATGGTAAGCTACGGGACACCCACCAACGGTGCATCCCCTGGCGCAAACCCAATTCTTTcgcaaccccctctcccggATGTCAATGACCAGAACGAAG ATGTACAGATGGGTGATGGCCCAGAGCCAACAATCAAACAGGACAGCACCACGCCTGCACCAGGCGCCTCATCCGATAATCCCTTGGACGCGCCTGATCGTCCCCCTGCGGAATCGACAGCCCGcgaagatgaagagatgGGCGACGCCTCTAAGAGCAGCGCTGACCAAGCCGATGGCGCTGCCGGGAACGAGGGGACCGGTGAGGTCAAGACCAAGGAGTCCGTCGAGAATGCCGCCAGAGAACATCTGATTTCGCAAACCCATGCCATCGTCCTCCCCAGCTACAGCGCCTGGTTCGACATGAACACCATCCACAGCATTGAGAGGAAAGCTCTGCCCGAGTTCTTCAACAACAGAAATCGAAGCAAGACACCGGCTGTCTACAAGGATTATCGTGATTTCATGATCAATGCCTACAGGTTAAACCCAGTCGAGTATCTCACCATCACTGCCTGCCGTCGCAACCTGGCCGGTGACGTCTGCGCCATCATGAGAGTCCATTCTTTCCTCGAGCAGTGGGGGTTGATCAACTACCAG GTCGACACAGAACAACGCCCATCGCACGTTGGACCACCGTTCACTGGCCACTTCAAGATCATCTGCGATACTCCTCGCGGCCTTCAGCCATGGCAACCCGCCGCAGACCCTGCCACCGTTGAGGGGCGGCCTAACAAGGACACAGAAGTCAAGGCGAGCGCTACACCCGCGCCAAAGTCTGAGCTCAACCTGGAAGTCGGCCGCAACATCTACGAGGCCAACGCTAAGAACaccaagctcaccaagaCCGAGAGCAAGACCAATGGAGAGACCCCAGCGACCAACGGTGTATCCGGGACCGACGAGCTCACCAAGACACCCATCATCAGAGTCAACTGCTACAACTGCGGCACCGACTGCACGCGCATCTACTACCACAGCTCCCAGGCCGATCCCAATTCGAAGGCCAAGTACGACCTTTGTCCAAGCTGTTACCTCGAGGGCCGTCTCCCAGGAAATCAAACCAGTGCCCACTACACCCGGATGGAGAACCCAACATACTCTTCCATTCTCGACAGGGACGCACCATGGAGCGATGCTGAGACACTCAGGCTGTTGGAGGGTCTTGAGAGGTTCGACGACGACTGGGGTGAGATCGCTGACTATGTTGGGACACGGACCAGGGAGGAATGTGTGCTCAAGTTCCTCCAGCTTGATATCGAGGACAAGTACTTGGAGTCGGAGAAGGTGGATGCACCGGTTGGCCTGCAAATGCTGGGCAGTCATGGCGGTCAGCTACCATTCAGCCAGACCGACAACCCGGTCATGTCGGTGGTGGGCTTCCTGGCCAGCCTTGCGGACCCGGCCAGCactgcggctgctgctggcaagTCGGCCGAACTGCTGAAGCAGAATCTTCGCAGCAAGCTTGATGCCGTTCCCGAGGATCCCGAGGCCAatggcaagggcaaggagaaggaaggcgAGTCCATGGAGCTGGATATCAGGCAAGAggttaccaccaccaccaccacgacaacgaccacaaccaccaagaCCAGCGCGCTGGCCAACATTCCTCTTGCGGCCATTGGTGCTAGAGCCGGCGGTCTTGCGTCGCACGAGGAGCGGGAGATGACCCGTCTCGTCTCCGCTTGCGTGAACATCACGCTGGAAAAGGACGAGCTCAAGCTCAAGTACTTTGACGAGATGGAGTCGATCCTGCAGTCGGAAAGACGTGAGctggagagggcgaggcaGCAACTATTCCTTGATAGACTCTCGCTCAAGCGCCGCGTCCGCGAGGTTGAGCAGGGGCTCAAGGAGGCTGTTGCCACGGGGGGTGAGCAGGGCATCCGCATGGTGCAAGAGCTGGGGCTTGATGGGGAACGGGTGACGTTTGACGCGCCGGCGCCGGCTGGGTCGGTGCAGCCGCTTAGTGCTGACGGGCAGCTCAAGAGATATGAGTCTTAG